CGGGACAGCAATCACGGATTCACTGCACACGACTGGCCGGGGAGAAGGCCGACCGCTGGTTCCTGCGCCAGCACCCCGCCATCCTCGGTCTACCCTGGCGGAAAGGTATCTCCCGACCGGACAGGGACAATGCCATCGACCTCTGTTTCCAGGAGAGGCTGACTCCCGCCGAGCAGCAGACCTGGGAAGCGGCGTTTCGGGATATCCCACCCTGGCTCAGTCCCGAAGGGAAGCACGACTGGCTGGCTACAATGACGGGGGTGTCCCTGAGTTCGGATGCCTTCTTCCCCTTCCGGGACAGCATTGACCGCGCCGCCCAGAGCGGGGTCAAGTACGTCGTTGAGCCGGGCAACTCCGCACGGGACCGGGACGTAATTGCGGCCTGTGACGAGTACGGAATGGTAATGGCCTTCTCCAGCACAAGGTTCTTCCATCATTAGTCCATTACTCTAATCATCACAGGTGGCCGCACGCCTACTACGAGGTGGTCGCCTGTAGCGTTGGCCGTCCCCCATTTCCCCTCCTCTTACCACACCTCCTCTCTCCCGGGTGGTAGTCCACGTTGCCGACAGTACCCCACCCGCCACCATAGGTACCCCTTACTAAAAGTACTGGTCCTCCATGACCAAAACACTATTGTTGCCGTACCGTGGTTGTAATAAATTGAAAGTAAGGGCAACTAACTCCACCAGGAATAGGAGGGGATGGATGTGACTGTCACGGCGTCTGACAGACGGCAGTCTTCGCTATTACAACCGGAGTCCTCGCTACTGCGGCAGCAGTTCCCGCAACACGATGCCATAGTCCTGATACCCGAGGCACTAGCGAGGAAACATACCGCGATACCCGTGGTGATACGCGGTGGCACTCTGCTGGTAGCCATCGCAAACCCGGGTAACATCATTGCTCTGGAAGCACTGGCTGCCCAGAGCAGGATGCGTGTTGAGCCGCACCTGGCCAGCCCCGAGGAGATATCCGAGGCCATCGACCTCAACTACAAGGCCTACGACGAGATTGAGAAGAAGGTTTCCAGCATCTCGTTTCCGGATGACGCCACTGAAGATCCGAGCAGGCTTGGCAACGTTGCCGACGCCCCTATAGCCCAGGCCATGACTCTCATCCTCACCGAGGCAACCAAAGCACGCGCCTCTGATATACATTTCCAGCCGCAGGAAGACAGGCTCCAGGTACGCTACCGCGTTGATGGCACCCTGCATAACGTACTGTCCCTGCCTTATCAAATGGCCACTCCCCTGATATCCCGCATTAAGATAATGGCCAATATGAACATCGCAGACCACCATCGCACACAGGATGGTCAGTTTTCGTTCGATACCAGGGGTCGGACTCTGGGAATTCGCGTGGGCACCATCCCCACAGTCTATGGAGAGATGGCGGTGTTACGGCTACTTGACAAGTCACGGGCTAACCTGGATTTATCACAGCTGGGGTTCCTGCCTGAGAACCTGGAACAGTATCAGAAGATGCTGCGGGTTCCCTACGGCATGCTCCTGGTCAGCGGGCCTACCGGAGCCGGTAAGACAACCACCCTCTACGCCTCGCTCAACTGTCTCAATAACACGGAGCAGAACATCATTACCATCGAAGACCCGGTAGAGTACCATTTTGATAACATCAACCAGATTCAGGTTAATTCCCGGGCCGGTCTTGACTTTTCGTCAGGGCTGCGGGCAATACTCCGCCTTGACCCGGACGTGATACTGGTAGGCGAGATACGTGATGCGGAGACCGCTCAGATAGCCATCCAGGGTGCTCTTACCGGTCACCTGGTACTTTCCTCCATCCACGCCAACGATGCCGTGAGCGTCGTTTCTCGCCTGATGGACCTCGGCGTCGAACCCTTCTTGGTATCCACGGCCCTCATCGGTATTGTCGCACAACGCATGGTGCGCCGCGTCTGTTCCTACTGCGCCCAACCGGCAACGGCAACTGCAATAGAGCAGATGGCCTACACGCAGGCAATGGGGGAGGAAAAGACCGAGTTCCTCTATGGGAGTGGTTGCCCGGTATGCTCCAACACCGGTTACCAGGGACGTACCGGTATTTTCGAGCTTCTGCACGTCACTGATGATATGCGTGCGATGATGCTCAGCGGCGCCGATATTTCAGAACTACGCACCAGTGCCACCAAGAGCGGCATGGTACCCCTGGTGAAGGACGGTATGCTCAAGGCACGGGACGGCATCACTACCCCGGCAGAAGTCCTGCGCAACGTGCACCTTACCGAATAGACCCCCGGGCCAGGACACCGGGATTCAGCATAAGAAGGAGGTACGGGAAAATAGTTTACCGATACCTTGCCTACGATAAGAATGGAGAGGTGGCCACGGGAAGCCTGTCGGCTACCAGTGAAGCCACGGCAACTGAAATGCTGAGCTACTCCGGCTACCAGGTGGTCAACCTCAAGCTAATCACGCGCTCCTTCAACCTGGCAAAGCTATCAGCCCGTTTTTCCCGGACGAAACCGACGGATATTGTCCTCTTCTACCGACAGCTTGCTCTTCTACTCGGGTCCGGGATTGACATCCTCACTTCTCTGGAACTGTTGCAGGAGCAGACGTCCAGCCGCCAACTTATGATGGCACTGGGTGAAGTGATATCGGAACTGCGCGGCGGGAGCCAGTTATCGGCAGCATTGCACAAGCACCCCAAGCTCTTCTCCGAGACCTCCTGCCGATTGCTGCACATTGGTGAAGAGACCGGTAATTTCGAATCAACCCTGCAACATCTCGCCGACCACATAGAGAAGGAAATGGCCGCCACCAAGGGTGTCAAAGGCGCTCTGATGTATCCCCTTATAGCGGGCGTACTTACTGTGGTTGTGGTGATAGTGCTAATCACCTTTGTTTTCCCGGCCTTTGGGGAGCTATACGACTCGATGGGTGCGGAACTACCCGCAATTACCCAGATACTCATCGATGCGGGCAACATGTTCAAGAGCTACGGGGTCTATATCTTCATGGTAGTAATCGCTGCCATAGCCCTTGGCCTCGCCTATGCCAGAAGCCCCGCCGGTAAACGCCGGTGGGACCGGCTGATTCTCCGCATGCCACTCGTCGGGCGGGTCAGTCACCTCAAGGAACTTGCCCGTGCCTGCCGAAATATCTCCCTGCTGTTCCAGGCCGGCATTCCGATGACCGAGGTCATCCGTCTCACCGGTCAGGCCAGCGGTAACAAGGTGATTATCGAATCTTTTGAGGATGTTGAGCAGGACATGCTCAAAGGCGAAGGTCTATCCCGACCAATGGCCAAGAACCATCTCTTCCTGCCGCTCATGGTGCAGATGGTCAGAATTGGCGAGGAGACGGGGAACCTTGACTCAAATCTCCAGGCGGTGGCACAGAACTATGAAATCGAAGCCGACGACAA
The nucleotide sequence above comes from Dehalococcoidales bacterium. Encoded proteins:
- a CDS encoding GspE/PulE family protein; protein product: MTVTASDRRQSSLLQPESSLLRQQFPQHDAIVLIPEALARKHTAIPVVIRGGTLLVAIANPGNIIALEALAAQSRMRVEPHLASPEEISEAIDLNYKAYDEIEKKVSSISFPDDATEDPSRLGNVADAPIAQAMTLILTEATKARASDIHFQPQEDRLQVRYRVDGTLHNVLSLPYQMATPLISRIKIMANMNIADHHRTQDGQFSFDTRGRTLGIRVGTIPTVYGEMAVLRLLDKSRANLDLSQLGFLPENLEQYQKMLRVPYGMLLVSGPTGAGKTTTLYASLNCLNNTEQNIITIEDPVEYHFDNINQIQVNSRAGLDFSSGLRAILRLDPDVILVGEIRDAETAQIAIQGALTGHLVLSSIHANDAVSVVSRLMDLGVEPFLVSTALIGIVAQRMVRRVCSYCAQPATATAIEQMAYTQAMGEEKTEFLYGSGCPVCSNTGYQGRTGIFELLHVTDDMRAMMLSGADISELRTSATKSGMVPLVKDGMLKARDGITTPAEVLRNVHLTE
- a CDS encoding type II secretion system F family protein encodes the protein MATGSLSATSEATATEMLSYSGYQVVNLKLITRSFNLAKLSARFSRTKPTDIVLFYRQLALLLGSGIDILTSLELLQEQTSSRQLMMALGEVISELRGGSQLSAALHKHPKLFSETSCRLLHIGEETGNFESTLQHLADHIEKEMAATKGVKGALMYPLIAGVLTVVVVIVLITFVFPAFGELYDSMGAELPAITQILIDAGNMFKSYGVYIFMVVIAAIALGLAYARSPAGKRRWDRLILRMPLVGRVSHLKELARACRNISLLFQAGIPMTEVIRLTGQASGNKVIIESFEDVEQDMLKGEGLSRPMAKNHLFLPLMVQMVRIGEETGNLDSNLQAVAQNYEIEADDKLKSLIGLIQPAMTITIGLVVGLIALSLTSAMYSIYGQGV